From the Pelagibaculum spongiae genome, the window TGTAATTTTCTGGAGTAATTACGGTGATTATCAGGCAGCGCCAAAAAAAAGTAGCAAAGAGAGAGGTGAAAATGCAGATGTCTAAAATCTGAAGGGATGACTATATCGCTGCGATGAATGCTGTACTGTCTAAATTCCATACCTACTTCGTTAATAGGGCGTGGGTAGTATTCGACATTGTGTTCTGTAGAAATAATGCTTACACGTTGCATTTGTTCAATTCTAGAGGCTGGGTTTAATATGCTTAATGAAGAGGTTGTTCTGAGAGGCAGGTCTATAGGATGGAAAGCATGTATTTGAAATTGAGGTAAGCGATTTTCATAAGCAATTCTATTAACCTCTCCGATAAACTGAGTACATTGTTGAATAACAGATGGTCGATTCGATTCTTTCGGAAAAACAAACATGCCGAAGTTTGGTTCGAATATTTGAACTATATCTTCAAGCTCGATTGCAGCAATAGCATGGCCTTCCTCGGTTTTGTTAAGTGAGTCGAACATTACCGCGAAATAACCTCTGGGGTTTCTCTCAATTATATTGCCTATTTCCTCTAGATCAGTAGATTGAGGACCAATGCTGCCGACGCTGAAGTTTGGCGCCATAATTCTTTGTAATGTTTGAATTGAGTTAAGTGGAATAAGTTGATTGCATGCTAATGCAAGAGCGCTTTGATAGTCTTTAACTTGGTAGCTTTCAGCATCCTTCGTAATCCTTTGAAAAAAAAGATTAGAGTCTCCTTTTTCTTGTAAAAAAATAAGAGATAGTGCCCAGCAAAACCCGTCTGGGTTAACTTGATTTAACTTGTATCTATACTTAGCAAATTGATCGCTAGGATCTACTTGAGCTTTGGTTTTGAAATTTCCAAAGTAGTTGGTTTGGTTAAACTCATCGTTAATGAAGCCGCCGTATGCTTTGGCTGCGGCTGTTATTCTTTTAAGTTTTTCTTCCCATAACATAGTGCGTAGCCAATTTTGCCGGTATGAATACAGAAAAAGTAGCTGCATATATTTTATTTATCAATAGTCAAGGTACTGTGATTCGATTCGCAAACAGCACGCCACCCACAACAAACAGCACGCCAAAACAGCACGCCACTCATAATTTCAACTATACCTAAATCCAAAAACCTAATGACCGGAATAACCCTAAAACACTAACATTAAATATGATTGCGTCGGTCGATTGCTTCGTTTTGAATGCAATTATATTAAATTAATGCCACGACGAAAACCGGATCAGCCCCGGATATTTAAATTGCATCTTATTTTAAAGATTCTGAATTTAAAATCACTCAATAAAAATGAGCATCAAGAGGGTGGTTGTTTTCCTGGTGACAGTGCTTGCTGTCGCCAAGTCTCGGTTTGTTGCTTGACCCGCTCTTTGAACTGTGTGAGGTTCAGCGCACTCCCCATCGCATGGGCAAACTGTCGCGCACTGGCCATTGCAGTGCTGCGACCGCTCATGGCAGAAGCCCACCAGCGTGCATCTGTTTTGATTTCTAATCGTTCAAAAATGGGCGGCAAACTGCTGTCCATGTGTTTCTTATCAGTGCGCGCCATGCGAGCACTGGCATCAACCAATTCCATATAATCTTTTAATTTAAATGGCAGCGAATGAATTTTATCTTTGATATTAATGCTGGACTTGGCTTCGCTATCAATAAAAGGTTTTAATCGGGCGAAGTTGTAATCGTAGCGACGCTGATTATTTGTTTTTCGGCTTTTCTTTCTACGATGATTATTGACGGGTAATTCCGTTTCGACCCGAGCTTG encodes:
- a CDS encoding YopT-type cysteine protease domain-containing protein, whose protein sequence is MLWEEKLKRITAAAKAYGGFINDEFNQTNYFGNFKTKAQVDPSDQFAKYRYKLNQVNPDGFCWALSLIFLQEKGDSNLFFQRITKDAESYQVKDYQSALALACNQLIPLNSIQTLQRIMAPNFSVGSIGPQSTDLEEIGNIIERNPRGYFAVMFDSLNKTEEGHAIAAIELEDIVQIFEPNFGMFVFPKESNRPSVIQQCTQFIGEVNRIAYENRLPQFQIHAFHPIDLPLRTTSSLSILNPASRIEQMQRVSIISTEHNVEYYPRPINEVGMEFRQYSIHRSDIVIPSDFRHLHFHLSLCYFFLALPDNHRNYSRKLHFGEFPRETMHELHAQFGRITNCANINTALSNASRGQYATKFLSPTHLESEVIPDLRFLTPDLLKSNSNKFIISLKHGHLIHIIAILKKQYGLYIYQANTGIIFIPTNHVAGLLNTINAIMFKLCKELLPSLYKTMEYRCHELALPTYQNCQPIMGASTQT